ttggagacagactttcacttttgttttctagactggagtccaatggtgccatctcagcttacccaagctctgcctccctggttcaagagattttcctgcctcagcctcccgagtagctgggattacaggtgtgtgccaccacacccggctaattttgtatttttagtagagactgagtttctgcatgttggttaggctggtctcgaactcctcaccttaggtgatgtgctcacctcggcctcccaaagtgctgggattactggggtgAGGCCCTGCACCAGGccaattcttttttgtttgtttgtttttgtttttgtttttttgaaacggagtttcgttcttgttacccaggttggagtgcaatggcacgatctcggctcactgtaacctccgcctcctaggttcaggcaattctcctgcctcagcctcctgagtagctgggattataggcacgtgccaccatgcccagctaattttttgtatttttagtagagacggggtttcaccatgttgaccaggatggtctcgatctcttgacctcgtgatccacccgcctcagcctcccagagtgctgggattacaggcttgagccactgcgcccggcccaggccaattctttttaattattttaatcttttctaaatttatctgatagaattctgaattatttctccGTGTTAATCTTGAATTTCCTCAAAATAACTATCTTGAATTATctctctgaaaggtcacataactctctctttctccaggattggtACTTGATGCTTTATTTAGTTTGCTTGGTGAGGTCACCTTTTCCTGGATGATGTTGATGCTTGTAGATGTTTGTCAGTGTCTGGGCATTAAAAAGTTGGGTATTTcttgtagtcttcacagtctgagCTCATTTGTACCTGTCCTTTTCAGGAAGGCTTCCCAGGTATTTGAAGGggcttgggtgttgtgatctgaGCTTTTTCTACTTTAGGGGGAACCTAAAATAGATAAAGCTGTGGTAATACTGTGGCTCTTGCAGACTCAGAGAGCTATACCACCTttgtggtcttggataagatctggaagaattccctttattAACAGGTAgaaactaggctgggcatggtggctcacacctgtaatcccagcactttggtgggctgaggtggatggatcacctgttAGGAGCTGGAGGGCAACTTGGcctgcatggtgaaaccctgtctgtacttaaaatatacaagttagctgggcatggtggtgggtgcctataatcccagctactccggaggctgaggcaggagaattgcttcaacctgacaggtggaggttgcagtgaaccaagatcgcaccactccaccccagcttggtgacagagcaagactccatctcaaaacaaacaaaaaaaacaggtagAAACTCTTGTTGGGTCTTCCCTCACTTTCTCCCAGCCTCTCTGTCGGTGCTCAACTGCCTGTAACTCGGGGTTGAGACAGAAGTACCCCTTCAGCCACTaccactgggactgtgctggaTCCGAgttgaagccagcacagcactgtcTTTCACCCAGGGCTCTTGTAAGCAGCACATGGCTATTGCCTGAGTTCACTCAAGGCCCTAGCCCTGTACAGTCAGCCAGTGGCAAAGCCAGACAGGCTTATATCCTTCTCCTTAGGACGGTAAGTTCCCACAGACCTCAGGTTGGTATAGAGATGCTATCCGCGAGTCGGAGATTGGAGtaaaaaaccttagaaatctacATCGTGTTCTTTTGCACTgtagctgagctggcactcaaactaCAAGATACAGTCCTTttcactcttccctcccttcccataGGTAGGCAAGCCTCACTTTGGCCCACCACCACCATGGGCCCACAGGGAGTGCTGTCAGACTGCCACTGATGTTCCATTAAGGCCGAAGAGCTCtttagtcagcttgtggtgaatgttGCCTGGTCCGAGGCTCACTCTCCAAGACTCAGGGCAGGTCCAGCAATGTCATCCACTAGCCAAGGCCTGGATTCTGGGACCCCAAGAGCCTTCTTGGTACTCTGACTCTGTGGttgagctggtacctaaggtaCAAGACAAAGgcccctttcctttttccctctgttATTCTCAAGCAGATGGAGTCTCTGACCataaccaccacagctggcagTGTGCTGTATTATACCTGAAGCTGGCAGGTCTCAGAATCTCACCCAGTATCTTCGCATACTACCTGGGTACTGCTGGTGTTCAGGGTCCAAGGGTTGTTTAGTCAGAAGGTGATGGGTCCTCCCATGACTGAGTTCTTTCTTTCAAGGCAGTGGGTTTCATTTTGGTCCAGAGTGTATCTAGAAATATTATCTGCGTGGGCTTGGAATGGGGCCTCACAACCCCGTCCAGTGGCCTATCTTGTGTTTGATGTGGTATCCAAAATGCaagaaaaacttcttttttttttgagacggagtttcgctcttgttacccaggctggagtgcaatggcgcgatctcggctcaccgcaacctccgcctcctgggctcaggcaattctcctgcctcagcctcctgagtagctgggattacaggcacgtgccaccacgcccagctagttttttgtatttttagtagagacggggtttcaccatgttgaccaggatgatctcgatctctcgacctcgtgatccacccgccttggcctcccaaagtgctgggattacaggcttgagccactgcgcccggccaagaaaaacttctttttgctcttctctctcttctctgaagTGGAAGGAAGGGGCCATGTAGCTTGGGGTTGGGGGGAGGAGTGGCACAAGCACACCCTTAGCTATTCCAGCTGGCATCTCAGTAGGTTGTGCTCCCCCAGCCCAACCAGGTCCACTGGCTCTGAGCACAGCTCAGCACAGCGCATGCCTAGGGGTTGCAGCTGTTGTGGCCTAGACttcctttcaagtttatttagggcTTCAGAGCCCTCCAGCCCACAGTGACAAGGCTTGCCAGACCTCAGGTTCTGACCATTGGGGTGGGTGATTCCCTTCTGGCTGGGCTGGTCTATATGCTCGTTCCTTGGGTAGGTGTCAGTTGAGTTCAGCCCAGTTTTGCTTTCCGCTGTGACTGAGAAGCACTGAGTTCTGTGCCAAGTCTGATAATCACTGTGCTTTCCCTTCTCAGGAGCACAGATTCTCCACACCAGGAGGCTGTTGATGGGTTATGGGGACAGGTGGCACTGGCATCTCAGGACTCTCCAGCCTTTTTTAGTGCCATTTCCAGTAACACGAAATTAAGTGAAGGCCCAATGTGACTTGCCACCTGAATGCTTGTCATATTGATAAAATCACAGATGGCCTGAGTGcaagtttttttcccattctactctctttttatatattcattttgtgtgtgtgtgagtgtgtgtgtgtgtgtgtgtgtgtgtgtgtgtgtgtgtgaaacggggtcttgccatgttgttcaggctggtcttgaccacctgggcttaagcaggctttccatctcagcctccaagagtgctgggaaTACACGTGTGAGCTTCCATGACTGGCCACTTCGCTCTCTTATGTAAGGTATCCTAGCCTCTGACACCTTTCCCTCAATGGGACCAGGCAGGTTTCTGTTATACTTGGTAGTAAATTTCAATTCCATGTCTACGTCCGGAGTTATTCAAAGAAGTCAGTGGCATCCTCCCGAGGGAATCAAGCCATTATGCCCTCTTCATCTTAAAAAGCTTGCGTGCCATGGCCATGGTTGCTCTCTCTTATTCACGGTGCAACAACAATGTGGCACTTTGTGGTGAGTGGTGTCCCTCTTATCAGGctattactagattttttttttttttttttttttttttttttgagacaaagtttcactcttgttgcccatgctggagtgcagtagcatgatctcggctcactgcaacctctgcctcctggtttcaggcgattttcctgcctcagtctcatgagtagctgggattacaggcgtccgccaacCTCACCccgctaatcttttgtatttttagtagagatggtgtttcactgtgttggccaggcgggtctcaaactcctgacctcaggcaagttcacctgtttcagcctcccaaagtactgggattgcagatgtgagccactgtgcccagctcagtgTATTTGATTTGTAAATTGCTCTTGATGACGTCTGTAGAGTGTCAGATGTCATTTGTTTTACAAGCATTATAAAACCCTAGGGGAAGATTTCCACCCACACTAGTAGAAGAAAAAGGCGGACATTAAGATACTTTTCAGTTGTTTAAAGGGCAGAGAGAGGCCAGTGGTGTGTGGCAGTCAGCCGGGTATTGACATGGATATGTGCCTGGGAAGTGTAAAGAATGATGTGCATTTAGAGAAAGTGTGTCTGATGTGTCAAAGGTGCTACACTGGGCTTTCCATGACCTCAGCCATACTAGTGGAAGTGCCTGTCAGGAGCGGGTGGACTCTTATGTCACAATCACAGCATAGATACCTATTTGTTCAACTAATTATTGTTGGCGGTACTAGTTTCTCCGATGAGTTGAGGACCTTGAGAGGAGAATGTGCAAGAGTAGATGCGAGAGAGATGGACTGTGATACCTCAGTGTAGGTGCGGTTTGTAGTTTCATCTGTCAACATCGTAACAGGGCACAGTGACTTTTGAAGACGTGGCTGTGAACTTTACCTGGGAGGAATGGAATCTCCTtagtgaggctcagagatgtcTGTACCGTGATGTGATGCTGGAGAACCTGGCAACTACATCCTCCCTGGGTAAGTTCCTCACACTCACCCCTGTGACCTGAGCTAGTCTCTGTCCTTCCCCCTTTCCTCATTGGCAAGACTTTCTCATGTCCGGAGCGTGGGCACAGCTTCCTACTTCAGTTCTATGGGTAGGTTCTTGGTTGGTAGGACTGAGGTGTGCATACTGACATGCTCCTTTCTTGGAGCAGCCCCAACACCTGCTTTACTGCAAGCTCTCAGGGAGGGATTCATAGTTAGAAGCCCACCTTGTTAGTCCTGTAGATGTTTGGGTGTCCTTGTCTAGATTTCAGGTTATTGTGTACTCAGAATCTACTTCCTTTCTCTAGCTGCTATTTTATTATGCCTGTCTGTGGCAGGAATTGCCTTCACAGACTACATTACTGCCTACATAGACCAGAGGCTGTTCTTGCAAGACCCTCTTTAGAAATTCTCGTTGAAATACTCAGTTTTTTTCTCCAGTGGGCTTTCATGTGCTGAGTTGTTCTGAGACAATGTTGGCTGTTCCCTTGTTCTGTCTTTCCCTTAGTCTGTACATTATCCATTTCCCATGTATTTGGTCATCTTTGTGGTGGGATGCACAATCCTCTATGCTCTTGAGATGCAACTGAATTCAGCCTCAGCATAATGGGCTCAGAAGGAATGAGTCCCTTACAAGTGGACccctaggctgggcgtggtggctcacacctgtaatcccagcactttgggaggctgaggcaggtggatcatgaggtcaggagttcaagaccagcctggccaagatggtgaaacccctgtctctactaaaaataataaaaattagccggccatggtggtgggcacctgtgatcccaactactcaggaggatgaggcaggagaatcacttgaacccaggaggcggaagttgcagtgagctgagatcgcaccactgcacagcagcctggatgacagagcaagacttggtcacaaaaaacaaacagccgggcgcggtggctcaagcctgtaatcccagcactttgggaggccgaggcgggtggatcacgaggtcaagagatcgagaccatcctggtcaacatggtgaaaccccgtctctactaaaaatacaaaaaaaattagctgggcgtggtggtgcacgcctgtagtcccagctactcgggaggctgaggcaggagaattgcttgaacccaggagacggaggttgcggtgagccgagatcgcgccattgcactccagcctggataacaagagtgaaactccgtctcaaacaaacaaacaaacaaaaaaccagagtgGCACTTTGAGGAGGTCAGAGAGTCAGGGCTTTATTGACATCATACCAGAAACCTATTTTAGTAGTATTTTTGTGGCAAGGGAAGTAGGCACACataaattctgtcttttcttccccaTTCTTGAGAGCATCACTCTTGTCACTTGTATACCTTATCActtctactctttcttttttaaccttttgacctatttgtttttttttttttttttttttttttgagatggagtttcgctcttgttacccaggctggagtgcaatggcgtgatcccggctcaccgcaagctccgcctcctgggttcaggcgattctcctgcctcagcctcctgagtagctgggattacaggcacgcgccaccatgcccagctaattttttgtatttttagtagagacggggtttcacaatgttgacgaggatggtctcgatcgcttggcctcatgatccacccgtctcggcctcccaaagtgctgggattatgggcgtgagccaccgcacccggctcttttGACCTATTTGTACATGAACTTGTACTCTAATATCCATTCTCCTATCTAGTCTTCACATCCACTACCCCACGTCCCATTTATTTTACATACGTTTCCATCTGTAGTGGTCTCCAGTATTGGCATGGAGGTTTTGTGTTAGCAAATATATTCAGTTTGTTAAACTGTCCTTGACCAATAGCTGCTATGTTATGCTCGTGTTTTTTTTAGCTTGGACAAATCCCTCTGTATAGTACTCACATGTCATCAGGAGATAAAAGTCCTGTAGATGAGTGGTTTGCAGATGCAGGAATTGTAGACGCTGCCTTTACTTCCTGTGTTACCTATGGTGCCCTTTACATGATGATGCCTCCTACATTCTGTGACCTTTATAGTCCAGTAATAATAAATAGCACCGTCTTTCATCTGAAGCCAACATTCTGTTCCTCCAAATACTTTCTTGGAGTAATTCCTCAGTTCGTCAGATACACTTGTGGGTGGTCTGTGCCTTCCCACTAGAGTTAACATGCACTTCACCAGCATTTTCTTGCTTTCAGGTTGTTGGTGTGGAGTGGAAGATGAGGAGGCACCTTCTAAGCAGAGTATTTATGTGCAGAGAGAGACTCAGGTCAGGACTCCTACAGCAGGTGTGTCCCCCGAGAAGGCTCACCCCTGTGAGATGCATGGTTCGATCTTGGGGGACATTTTGCACGTGGCAGATCATCAGGGAACACATCCCAAGCAGAAAGAGCACAGGTGTGAGGCATGGGGGAGTCAATCGTATGACAGTCCAAACTTTCATCAGCACCAGAATCAGTACATGGGAGAGAAACCCTGTAGAAGCAGTGTTGAGGAAGCGTCGTTTGTGAAGAGGTATAAGTTCCCTGTGTCAGAGGAGTCATCTGTCTTCAGTCAGAGTGGGAAGGACTTTTTGCCCAGGTCAGGATTACTTCAGCAAGAGGTGATTCACACTGGGAAGAAGTCAGACAGTAAAACCGAGTGTGAATCACCCTTTCACGGGGGGAAAGCTCGTTACAGCTGTGCAGGATGCATGAAACATCTTAGCACCAAAAATGTTCTTGGTCAGCATCAGACACGTGCCCCTAGAGAAGAATGTTACGTGTGCTGTGAATGTGGGAAATCCTTTAGCAAACATGATAGCTTTAGTAATCACCAGAGAGTTCACAGTGAAAAAAAACCCCATGAATGTGGAGAATGTGGGAAATCTTTTAGTCAAAAGGGTAGCCTCACTCAACATCAGCGGTTTCACACTGGAGAAATACCTTATGAGTGTGGAGAATGTGGGAAACATTTTAGTTCAGACGGACATCTTAGGAGCCATCAACGAGTTCACGCTGCAGAAAGACCTTATGAATGTGGAGAATGTGGGAAATCTTTCAGTCATAAGCGCAGCCTTGTTCACCATCAGCGAGTTCACAGTGGAGAAAGAACTTATAAGTGTGGAGAATGTGGGAAATCGTTTAGTCAAAAGGGCAACCTTGTTCTACACCAGcgagttcacactggagaaagaccTTTTGAGTGTGGAGAATGTGGGAAATATTTCAGTTCGAAAGGACACCTTACGAACCATCACCGcattcacactggagaaagacTTTATGAGTGTGGAGAGTGTGGGAAATCTTTTAGTCATAAGGGCACCTTCATTTTACATCAGCGAGTTCACCCTAGAGAAAGACCTTATGAGTGTGAAGAATGTGGGAAACGTTTTAGTTCAGACGGACATCTTAGGAGCCATCAACAAGTTCATGCTGGAGAAAGACCTTATGAATGTGGAGAATGTGGGAAATCTTTTAGTCATAATCGCAGCCTTATTCTTCATCAGCGCAGTCACACTGGAGAAAGACTTTATGAGTGTGGACAATGTGGGAAGTCTTTTAATGAAAAAGGACACCTTAGGAATCATCAGCGAGTTCACACTACAGAAAGACCTTATAAGTGTGGGGAATGTGGGAAATGTTTTAGTCACAAGGGCAACCTCATTCAACACCAGCATAGTCATactggagaaaggccttatgTGTGTTGGGAATGTGGAAAATTACTTAAGAAGAAGTCTCACCTCCTTGCACAccagagaattcacactggagaaaagccATATGAATGTGAGGCCTGTCAGAAATCTTTTAGGCATAATTACCAACTCATTGCACACCagagagttcacactggagaaaggccATATAAATGCAATGAGTGTGGAAAGTCCTTTACCCACAGTTCTACATTCCATGTTCATAAGcgagttcacactggagaaaagccttatgagtgcagtgaatgtgggaaatcTTTTGCTGAAAGCTCCAGTCTCACTAAACACAagagagttcacactggagaaaagccTTATAAAAGTGGGAAATTATTTAACAAGAAGTCTCACCTCCTTGTACACCagagagttcacactggagaaaagccATATGAGTGTGAGGATGCTCAGAAGGTTTTTAGCAATAAGGACCACCTCATTGCACACCAAAGACTTCACAGTGCAGAATGGCTATATAAAATTCAATGATTGTGGGAAATCATTTACTCAGAATTCTAAATTCTGCATTCATAAGAGAGTTCACGCTGGTCAGAAGCCTCAGGAGTTCAGTGAATGTGGGAAATCTTTTGCTGAAAGCTCCAGTCTCACCGAACACAgaagaattcacactggagaaaagccTTATGGGTGCAGTGACTGGGGAAAGAAATTTAGCTGAAGCTTTTCACTTCTTCACCATCAGAGAGTTCACAAGAGAAAAGCCTTAGTGTAGTGAATGTGGGAAAAAATCTTTTGCTGAAACTTTCAGTCTCATTAAACACAGTAAGGTCTTGTGATTGCAGCAAATGTGGAAAAAAAGTTACCTGAAGGAAGGTCTGCTCTCCTTGGACATTAGAGAGTTCACACtagacaaatgaaataaatttgggCAATTTTGTGGCCACACCTCTCAGCTCCTTCAAGATCAGAGCATTAACATTGGATCAGGGCCTTACTAGTGTGACAAATGTGAGATATTTATGTAGAAATCTAGCTTCATAACACACAGGAGAGTTCCCACTTTAGAAATGCCTTTTGAGTGTAATGAATGCAAGAAAGCCTGCAGCCTTCTAATTGGAACCTTGAACACTGACATGAGAAAAACACCATAGATGTTTACggaatgttatttctttttctttttttctgttttttttttttttgagattcatattttatttacaagTAAATGAAGAATGTCCCTGTAGACTCTGATTCGGGATACAAAGAACAATATAAAGTAGTTGCTGGCGCCACAGTGACATGTGGAGGAGTCTATGGCACTGTTTCTTGAAACaatgattttgttgtttaaaaaaaaaaaaaaaaacccacctacatgatttcttcatgttgcatgtgtaaaagaatgaaaaataaggccgggcgcggtggctcaagcctgtaatcccagcactttgggaggccgaggtgggtggatcacaaggtcaagagatcgagaccatcttggtcaacatggtgaaaccccatctctactaaaaatacaaaaagttagctgggcatggtggcacgtgcccgtaatcccagctactcaggaggctgaggcaggagaactgcctgaacccaggaggtggaggttgcagtgagcttagatcgcgccattgcactccagcctgggtaacaagagcgaaactccatctcaaaaaaaaaaaaaaaagaatgaaaaagaaaagtgatttttcaAAACTCTACAGTCTCTGATCAACTGTGTGAGGTGGCAGGATGTCACTTTCACTCAGTGACAGCCCCTACTCTTCAAGAGCAACAGCCTCTGGGCAAGACTTAGTACTCATCCAGAGTATCTGCTCGAGGAATGGAAAGACCGCGGTCCTTCAGGGCCTGCACTTTCAGCTTCTCTGCCTCCAACTTGGTCTGCTGTTCCACCCTTTGCTCTTCTAGAATTTCTTCGATGGATACTTGCTGGAGGGGTGTGTCACTCTCCTTTTCCAAGTCCAAATTGATCAATGCTTCTTAAAAAGCCTTTAAGTGTCCTTCCATCTCGAAGCAGGACCAAGTGCTTTTTGTCAATGTCCTCGATGAGGCTGGCGGTGCCGGGCATATAGTTCATTTTGAAGAGAAATATCGCTGCACAGCGGTGGGGGCCAGCGCGTCCAAAACCTCCGCCCTCCTACCGAAGTCGCCGCCTCGGCGGGACTGACCCCGGATCCCCGACCCAGACCAGCACTTCTGCCCCAG
This genomic interval from Saimiri boliviensis isolate mSaiBol1 chromosome 14, mSaiBol1.pri, whole genome shotgun sequence contains the following:
- the LOC104650319 gene encoding uncharacterized protein LOC104650319, which translates into the protein MAAATLKLSAQGTVTFEDVAVNFTWEEWNLLSEAQRCLYRDVMLENLATTSSLGCWCGVEDEEAPSKQSIYVQRETQVRTPTAGVSPEKAHPCEMHGSILGDILHVADHQGTHPKQKEHRCEAWGSQSYDSPNFHQHQNQYMGEKPCRSSVEEASFVKRYKFPVSEESSVFSQSGKDFLPRSGLLQQEVIHTGKKSDSKTECESPFHGGKARYSCAGCMKHLSTKNVLGQHQTRAPREECYVCCECGKSFSKHDSFSNHQRVHSEKKPHECGECGKSFSQKGSLTQHQRFHTGEIPYECGECGKHFSSDGHLRSHQRVHAAERPYECGECGKSFSHKRSLVHHQRVHSGERTYKCGECGKSFSQKGNLVLHQRVHTGERPFECGECGKYFSSKGHLTNHHRIHTGERLYECGECGKSFSHKGTFILHQRVHPRERPYECEECGKRFSSDGHLRSHQQVHAGERPYECGECGKSFSHNRSLILHQRSHTGERLYECGQCGKSFNEKGHLRNHQRVHTTERPYKCGECGKCFSHKGNLIQHQHSHTGERPYVCWECGKLLKKKSHLLAHQRIHTGEKPYECEACQKSFRHNYQLIAHQRVHTGERPYKCNECGKSFTHSSTFHVHKRVHTGEKPYECSECGKSFAESSSLTKHKRVHTGEKPYKSGKLFNKKSHLLVHQRVHTGEKPYECEDAQKVFSNKDHLIAHQRLHSAEWLYKIQ